The DNA sequence TTGAAGATGGTGCTGCATGTGGATCGCGGCGATAAACTCGACCAGCGCGCCTTGCTCCGGCGCCTGGCGGATTTGCAGTACACCCGCAACGACATGGATTTCGCCCGGGCGACGTTCCGGGTGCGTGGCGATGTGATCGACATCTACCCGGCAGAGTCGGACTTGGAAGCGATCCGCATCGAGCTGTTCGACGATGAGGTGGAAAGTCTTTCGGCGTTCGACCCGTTGACCGGCGAGGTCATCCGCAAGCTGCCACGCTTCACTTTCTACCCCAAGAGCCACTACGTGACGCCGCGGGAAACCCTGTTGGATGCCATCGAAGGGATCAAGGTCGAGCTGCAGGAGCGCTTGGAATACCTGCGCTCGAACAACAAACTGGTGGAAGCCCAGCGCCTGGAGCAGCGGACTCGCTTCGACCTGGAGATGATCCTGGAACTGGGCTACTGCAACGGCATCGAAAACTACTCGCGCTACCTGTCGGGCCGCCCGGCGGGTGCGCCGCCGCCCACCTTGTATGACTATCTGCCGGCCGATGCCTTGCTGGTGATCGACGAGTCCCACGTCAGCGTGCCCCAGGTCGGCGCCATGTACAAAGGCGACCGATCACGCAAGGAAACCCTGGTGGAGTACGGTTTCCGCCTGCCCTCAGCCCTGGACAACCGGCCGATGCGCTTCGACGAATGGGAAAGCGTCAGCCCGCAGACGATCTTTGTCTCGGCCACCCCCGGCAACTACGAGGCCGAGCATGCCGGCCGGGTGATCGAGCAATTGGTGCGGCCGACCGGGCTGGTGGACCCGCAGATCGAAGTGCGCCCGGCGCTGACCCAGGTCGACGACCTGCTCTCGGAAATCACCAAGCGCGTGGCGTTGGAGGAGCGGGTGCTGGTCACCACGCTGACCAAGCGCATGTCCGAGGACCTCACCGATTACCTGGCCGACCATGGCGTGCGGGTGCGTTACCTGCACTCGGACATCGATACGGTGGAGCGGGTCGAGATTATTCGCGATCTGCGCCTGGGCACCTTCGATGTGCTGGTGGGCATCAACTTGCTGCGCGAAGGCCTGGACATGCCGGAAGTGTCGCTGGTGGCGATTCTCGACGCCGACAAGGAAGGTTTCCTGCGCTCCGAGCGCTCGTTGATCCAGACCATCGGTCGCGCGGCGCGTAACCTCAATGGCCGGGCGATTCTTTATGCCGACCGCATGACCGGCTCCATGGAGCGGGCCATCGGCGAGACCGAGCGCCGTCGCGATAAACAGATCGCGTTCAACCTGGCCAATGGCATCACGCCCAAAGGGGTGTTCAAGGACGTCGCCGACATCATGGAAGGCGCCACCGTGCCCGGCTCGCGCAGTAAAAAGCGCAAGGGCATGGCCAAGGCCGCCGAAGAGAGCGCCCGCTACGAAGCCGAACTGCGCTCGCCGAGCGAAATCGCCAAGCGTATCCGGCAGTTGGAAGAGAAAATGTACCAACTGGCCCGGGATCTGGAGTTCGAAGCAGCGGCGCAAATGCGCGATGAGATTGGCAAGTTGCGGGAGCGGTTGCTGACTGTCTGAGGTTTTGTGGCCATTTCAAGGGCGCCATCGCGAGCAAGCTCGCTCCCACAGGTTGATTGAGTCGCCCAATGATCCCTTGTGGGAGCGAGCTTGCTCGCGATGGGCGCGACTCGGTCTGACGGCTGGCCACTCAAATCCCGCTCTCACTGGAGCCCGCCCGCCATCGCCTGTTACCATTCGCCCCCTGTTGGATCTTCGCTTTTATATTCATTCCGAGACATGCCATGACCACCGTCCGCACCCGCATCGCGCCTTCGCCTACTGGCGATCCCCATGTCGGCACCGCTTACATCGCTTTGTTCAACTATTGCTTTGCCAAGCAACATGGCGGCGAATTCATCCTGCGGATCGAGGACACCGACCAGTTGCGTTCGACCCGCGAGTCCGAGCAGCAGATTTTCGACGCATTGCGCTGGCTGGGTATCGATTGGAGTGAAGGCCCGGATGTCGGCGGCCCCCATGGTCCATATCGCCAGAGCGAGCGCGGCGATATCTACAAGCAGTACTGCCAGCAGTTGGTGGACATGGGGCATGCGTTCCCCTGCTTCTGCACCGCCGAAGAGCTGGACCAGATGCGCGCCGAGCAGATGGCCCGTGGCGAAACCCCGCGCTACGACGGCCGTGCATTGCTGCTGTCCAAGGAAGAAGTCGCCCGTCGCCTGGCAGCTGGCGAGCCCCATGTGATCCGCATGAAGGTGCCCACCGAGGGCGTCTGCGTGGTGCCAGACATGCTGCGTGGCGACGTCGAGATCCCGTGGGATCGCATGGACATGCAAGTGCTGATGAAGACCGACGGCCTGCCGACGTACTTCCTGGCCAACGTGGTCGACGATCACCTGATGGGCATCACCCATGTGTTGCGCGGTGAGGAATGGCTGCCGTCGGCACCGAAACTGATCCTGCTCTACGAATACTTCGGCTGGGAACAACCGCAGCTGTGCTACATGCCGCTGCTGCGTAACCCGGACAAGAGCAAGCTGTCCAAGCGCAAGAACCCGACCTCGGTGACGTTCTACGAGCGCATGGGCTTCATGCCCGAAGCGATGCTCAATTACCTGGGCCGCATGGGCTGGTCGATGCCGGACGAGCGCGAGAAGTTCTCGCTGCAGGAAATGGTCGAGCACTTCGATCTGTCGCGCGTCTCCCTGGGTGGGCCGATCTTCGACGTCGAGAAGCTGTCGTGGCTCAACGGCCAGTGGCTGCGGGACCTGCCGGTGGAGGAGTTCGCCGCACGGGTGCAGAAGTGGGCGTTGAACCCTGAGTACATGATGAAGATCGCTCCCCATGTGCAGGGCCGGGTAGAGACCTTCAGCCAGATCGCACCGCTGGCCGGTTTCTTCTTTGCCGGTGGCGTGACGCCGGATGCGAAGCTGTTCGAATCCAAGAAGCTGTCGGGCGATCAGGTCCGCCAGTTGATGCAGTTGATCCTGTGGAAACTCGAAAGCCTGCGGCAGTGGGAAAAAGACAGCATCACCGCCACCATCCAGGCGGTTGTCGAACATCTGGAGTTGAAGCTGCGTGACGCCATGCCGCTGATGTTCGCCGCGATTACCGGCCAGGCCAGCTCGGTGTCGGTGCTCGATGCCATGGAAATTCTCGGCCCGGACCTGACCCGCTTCCGCCTGCGCCAGGCCATCGACTTGCTCGGTGGCGTGTCGAAGAAGGAAAACAAGGAGTGGGAAAAACTGTTGGGCGCGATTGCCTAAGCGGTCGATGGAGCAGGGCATACCCCGGTTTTCCGGGGTTTGTCGGTAAGTGATTGTTATCCCGGCAAAAAACTTTCAAATTTGTTGAAAATAAATTTGACAGCCCTCTGATACGCCCTTAAGATTCGCCCCGTCCTCAGCGATGAGGGGCTATAGCTCAGCTGGGAGAGCGCTTGCATGGCATGCAAGAGGTCGACGGTTCGATCCCGTCTAGCTCCACCAATTTACACTTCAAGGCCTGGCCACACGGGGCTTGAAGCGATCAACACTCAGCGTTGATCAGTTGTATAGAAGGGTTTGCGTCCCCTTCGTCTAGTGGCCTAGGACACCGCCCTTTCACGGCGGTAACAGGGGTTCGAGTCCCCTAGGGGACGCCAGTTTTACAGAAGCGATGTTGCAAGATATCGCTCCGCCGCGAGGCGAAAAATCCGGGGCTATAGCTCAGCTGGGAGAGCGCTTGCATGGCATGCAAGAGGTCGACGGTTCGATCCCGTCTAGCTCCACCAATTTACAGGTTCAAGGTCTGGCCACACCGGCCTTGAGTCGATCAGTTCTCAGCGCTGATCATGTTCAGAAGGTTTGTGTCCCCTTCGTCTAGTGGCCTAGGACACCGCCCTTTCACGGCGGTAACAGGGGTTCGAGTCCCCTAGGGGACGCCACGATTACCCGCTCTGCGGGATTTTATAAGGGTCATTCAATTCTTGAATGGCCCTTTTGTTTGCCTGGCGTTCGGCCAACTCTTCTATTTCTCGAAAAGATGCTTCTGATCAGCGGTCAGAATTTCCGCTTGCATAAAATTATTATGTGGATAATATTTCAATCGTAATATTCGGAGGTGGCGATGAGCGATAAAAAGGCACAAACCCGTGAGCGCATTCTCAAGGCCGCCAGCGATGCGCTGATCCAGCGTGGCCCGGCAGAGCCGAGCGTGGGCGAGGTGATGGGCGCGGCCGGGCTGACAGTGGGTGGCTTCTATGCCCATTTCGAAAGCAAGGATGCCCTGATGCTGGAGGCGTTCAAGAGCCTGCTCAGCCGGCGGCGTGGCTTGATTGCCGACATGGATGCCGAGCTGACCGGTGAAGAGCGGCGCGCTTTGGTCGCGGCGTTCTATCTGTCGCGCAAGCACCGCGACTCCACCGAAAACGCTTGCCCGATCCCAGCGTCGGTCGGTGAGCTCGGACGGCTGCCGGATGCGTTCCGTGAGGTCCTCAATGAGCATATCGAGCTGATGACCGCGCAGTTGGCGGCCAGCCCGGAAGACGCCGACAAAGTCTTGGCCGACATCGCCCTGATGGTCGGTGGCCTGGCCTTGGCACGGGCATTGGGCCCCGGAGAGTTGTCGGATCGTTTGCTGCGCGCCGCAAAGTCGGCGGTGCGATGAGCTAAGGCGCAAGCCCTGGAGATGAGCGATGAACAGGTTGAGCTGGATTCGTGGCGTCAATGGCACACTTGGCCGGCTGGCTCCGCGCCTGGTAGCGAAAAAGATGCGCGGGGTGTTCATGCACCCCCGGAACCTGCCGCCGCGTGACTGGGAATTGCCGCTGCTGGCCAGTTCTGAGCGCATCACCTTGCGTTTCGGTCTGTCGGCCTTGCGTTGGGGCAGGGGTCCGGTCGTTCTGCTGATGCACGGCTGGGAAGGGCGGCCCACTCAGTTCGGGGCGTTGATCACTGCGTTGGTGGACGCCGGCTATATGGTGGTGGCGCTGGACGGCCCGGCCCATGGTCGCTCTCCTGGTCGCGAGGCGAATGTCTTGCTGTTCGCCAGGGCCATGCTTGAAGCCGCGGCTGAATTGCCGCCGCTGCAAGCCGTGATCGGGCATTCCATGGGCGGTGCCAGTGCCATGCTGGCGGTTCAATTGGGGTTGCGTACCCAGACGCTGGTCAGCGTTGCCGCGCCCGCGCGCATTCTTGGCGTGTTGCGCGGGTTCGCCCGGATCATGGGGTTGCCACCCAAGGCGCGTTCGGCCTTCATTCGCGAAGTGGAGCGTGACGTCGGCATGCGGGCCTCGAAGATGGACGTCTCCCACTACCAGCTGGACCTGCCCGGGCTGATCGTCCATGCCGAGGACGACACATTCGTCTCGGTCAAGGAATCGCAACTGATCCACGAAGCCTGGTTCGACAGCCGCTTGCTGCGATTGCCAGAGGGTGGACACCAGCGGGTGCTGGCCGATCCTCGTGTCATTGATGGTGTGTTATCACTGCTGGCCGGGCGCAGCCTGCAAGCGCGGCAATCGGCTTGATCATCCGTTACACTGCCCCGATCCACATTCAACCGGGAGAGGGGCATGGGCTGGGATCGGGCAACGCCGTTCATCATTGATCTTCAAGTAAATGCCGAAGACATCGACGGGCTGGGCCACGCCAACAACGCGGTATACGTCACCTGGCTCGAGCGTTGTGCCTGGCGCCATTCCCAGCGCCTGGGACTGGACCTGGTGGAATATCGGCGACTGGACCGGGCCATGGCGGTGGTGCGGCATGAAATCGATTACCTGGCGGCGGCCTACGAAGGCGACGAGCTGCAACTGGCGACCTGGATCGTCGACTGGGACCAGCGGTTGAAAATGACCCGGCATTTCCAGCTGATCCGCCCCAGTGACAACACCACCTTGCTGCGCGCCCAGACCACATTCGTCTGCATCGAACTGTCCACCGGCAGGCCCAAGCGCATGCCGCCGGAATTCATCGAAGGCTATGGCGTGGCGCTGAATCCATCTGGCATCTTCACCGACTGATCCACCGCCATCGCGAGCAAGCTCGCTCCCACACAGATTGTGGTGGACTCCGATGCTGTGGGTGTCCCCAACCCCCTGTGGGAGCGAGCTTGCTCGCGAAAGCGGCGGCACATTCAACATTCCCGCAAGCTGACCCACCGCCATCGCGAGCAAGCTCGCTCCCACAGGGATTGGCGGGGAATTCCGATGTTGGGAGCAAAATCCGGTAAACTGCTGCACGTTTTTTCGTTGAGTGTGTTTTTCCATGCAAATTGCCCTGGCGCCCATGGAGGGGTTGGTCGACAACATCCTGCGGGACGTCCTGACTCGGGTTGGCGGTATCGACTGGTGCGTCACCGAGTTCATCCGCATCAATGACCGCCTGCTCACGCCTGCCTATTTCCATAAGCTCGCCCCTGAACTGCTGACCGATGCCCGGACCGCTGCCGGCGTGCCATTGCGGGTGCAGTTGCTCGGCTCCGATCCGGTGTGCCTGGCGGAAAACGCGGCGTTGGCTTGCGAGTTGGGCTCAGAGGTCATTGACCTGAACTTTGGCTGCCCGGCCAAGACCGTGAACAAATCCCGGGGCGGGGCAGTGCTGCTTAAAGAGCCGGAACTGCTCAACCAAATCGTCGAGCACGTGCGTCGCGCGGTGCCCAGGCACATCCCCGTCACCGCCAAGATGCGCTTGGGTTTCGACAGCCCTGACGGCGCGCTGGTTTGTGCCACGGCGCTGGCCGAAGGCGGCGCGGCGCACATCGTGGTGCATGCGCGGACCAAGGCCGATGGCTACAAACCGCCGGCTCACTGGGAATGGATCCCCAGGGTTCAGGACGTGGTCAAGGTGCCGGTGTTCGCCAACGGCGATATCTGGAGCGTGGAAGACTGGCGTCGGTGCCGCGAGATCAGCGGCGTCGAAGACATCATGCTCGGACGCGGCCTCGTTTCCCGCCCTGACCTGGCCCGGCAGATCGCAGCGGCGCGGGCCGGTGAAGAGGTGGTCGAGATGTCCTGGGCTGAGTTGCAACCGATGCTCCAGGATTTCTGGGTGCAGGTGGTCGAGCAACTGACACCCCGTCAGGCGCCCGGTCGGTTGAAGCAATGGCTGGCAATGCTGACCCGCAATTACCCTGAAGCAGTGGCGTTGTTCACTGCCCTTCGGCGGGAAACCGAGCTGGACGCGGTGGGCCGTTTGCTGGGTGTACAGCGCACCGAAGCGGCCTGAAAAAATTTCAAAAAAAGCTCTTGAAAAGTATTTGGCGGACCCTAGATAGGGGTTACGCGATGCCGAATTCGGGTCGCGGAGACAAAAAAACTTGCTGAATTTCAGGAGATTTGAATCATGAGTACTGCATTTTCCCTGGCCCCGCTGTTCCGTTCCTCGGTGGGCTTCGACCGTTTCAACGACCTGTTCGAAACCGCCTTGCGCAACGAACCGGGTAGCAGCTATCCACCCTACAACGTGGAAAAATATGGTGATGACGAGTACCGCATCGTGGTCGCCGCCGCCGGGTTCCAGGAAGAAGACCTGGACCTTCAGGTGGAAAAAGGTGTGCTGACCATCAGTGGCGGTAAGCGTGAGGCCAGCAACGACAGCGTGACCTACCTGCACCAGGGCATCGCCCAGCGTGCGTTCAAGCTGTCCTTCCGGTTGGCGGATCATATCGAGATCAAATCCGCCGGCCTGAGCAACGGTCTGTTGAGCATCGATCTGTTGCGGGTGGTACCGGAAGAGGCGAAAGCCAAGCGCATCCCGATCAATGGGGTGCAGCAGCAACCCGCGTTGCAAAACTGATGCATCGCAGCTGAAGAAGGGCGCCAAATGGCGCCCTTCTTCATTGTGCAGCACCGAGAATTACTGTGGCGAGGGAGCTTGCTCCCGCTGGGGCGCGAAGCGGCCCTTAAAGGCGCCAATCGCCTCGACAATTGATTGGGACTGCTGCGCAGTCCAGCGGGAGCAAGCTCCCTCGCCACAAAAGCCTCCTGCCTGGCTGCATAGGCTACGGCAACAACCGCTCAAACGCCTCCAGCGGCAACGGCCGGCTATGCAAATAACCCTGGTACAAATGGCAATCAAGCCCTTGCAGGAATTGCAATTGCTCCAGGGTTTCCACGCCTTCGGCAATCATTTCCAGATTGAGACTGCGGGCCATGGCGACGATGGCGCGGATGATTTCAGCGTCGTTGGGGTCGCTGGTGGCGTCGCGCACGAATGACTGGTCGATTTTCAGCGTGTCCACCGGCAGGCGCTTGAGGTAAGTCAGCGACGAGTAGCCGGTGCCGAAGTCGTCCATGGCGAAGCTCACTCCCAATTTCTTGAGCCGGCGCATCTTGGCGATGGTGTCGTCCAGGTTCTGGATCACGATGCCTTCGGTGATTTCCAGCTTCAGCATGGAGCAGGGCAGGCCGTGGGTGGCGAGGCAGGTTTCAATGCGCTCGACGAAGTCGCTCTGGCGGAACTGCCGCGGGCTGATGTTCACGCACAGGCTGAACTGCTGCGGATCGACCTTGCCCCTGGCGATCAGTTGCTTGAAGCCGTCGCAGGCTTCATCGAGGATCCAGGTCCCGACTTCCAGGATCAGCCCGCTGTCCTCCAGCACTTTGATGAATTCGGCGGGCGACTGGGCGCCCAGGTCCGGGTGATGCCAGCGTACCAGGGCCTCGGCGCCGACGATGCGGTTGTCCCGAGCGTCGACCTGAGGCTGGAAATGCAAACTGAACTCGCCGCGTGCCAGGGCCTGGCGCAGGTCGGTTTCCATGCGCAGGCGTTCGCTGGCGGCTTTTTGCATGGTGGCGTGGAACATCTGCGAGGTGTTGCGGCCCGAATCCTTGGCGCGGTACAGCGCGATGTCGGCGCGCTTGAGCAGGTCGGTCGGGGTAGAACCGTGGTCGGGGATCAGCGCCATCCCGATGCTCGGCGTGACTTGCAGGCGCTGGCCATCGAGGAACATCGGCTCCGAGAGCAAATCGCGCAAGGTATCGGCCAGGTTCTGCACTTGCTCGCTGACGGCTGCGCGGCTGCCCTCCAAACCACTGAGCAACACCACGAATTCGTCGCCGCCCAGCCGCGCCACGGTGTCTTCCAGGCGCACGCTGGCTTCAAGGCGCGCGGTGATGATTTTCAGCACGGTGTCGCCCACCGGATGACCGAGGGAGTCGTTGATGTGCTTGAAGTGGTCCAGGTCCAGAAACAGCAGCGCGCCACGCAGGTTGTGGCGCTTGAGCAGGGCGATTTGCTGGCTCAGCCGGTCCATCAGCAACGCCCGGTTGGGCAGGTTGGTCAGCGAGTCGTGATAGGCCAGGTGGCGTATCTGTGCTTCAGCGTTGCGCAGCAGGCTCACGTCCCGGGCCGTCAGTAACAGACAGTCCGTTTCGTTGAGCGTGATGGGCTCCACCGAGACCTCAACGGTAAGCATTTCCCCGCGTTTGTTGCGCCCGAGCATTTCCATGTGATGCACGCGGCCTTTGAGTTTCAGCTCGGCCAGGAGAGTCGCGCGCTGTTTTTCTTCGGCCCAGATTCCGACTTCGTAGACCGTGTGCCCGATCACTTCGTCGGCGCGGTAGCCGGTCAGGCGGCAGAAGCCGTCGTTGACTTCGAGGTAGCGGCCGCTGTCGCATTCGGTAATGGTGATGGCGTCGGGGCTGGAGTGAAACGCCTTGGCGAATTTCTCCTCGCTGGCCTTGAGGGCCGCTTCGGAGCGTTGTTGTTGGGTGATGTCCCGCAAGGTGGTGACGATACAAGGCTGGTTGCCGACGTTGATTTGTCGGCTGGAGATCACGCAGGTCAGCGGCTGGCCGTTTTTATGATGGACGACGATGGCGACGTTGTTCAGGGATTGCTCGCGGATCACTCGCTCGATGCGTTGCAGGCTGCTGCCCGAGGCATCCCAGAGGCCGATTTCGTCGGCACTCAGGCCGATCACATCACTCGCCGCCCAGCCGAAGGTCTGGGTGAAGCTGGAGTTGATTTCGATGAACCGGCCGCTGTCCTGATGTGTGACGCAGATGGGGTCGGGGCTGACCTGGAACAGCGTGGCGAATTTCTCCTCCGAGGCCGCCAGGCTCTGTTCGCGCTCCACCTGATCGGTGATGTCCAGCAAGGTGCCGGCCATGCGCAAAGGGCTGCCGTCAGCGTTGCGGTGGAGGCGGGCGCGGCTTTCCAGGTAACGGGAGCTGCCGTCCGGCAATTGCACGCGGTAGGTCAGTTGATAGTTGCCCGCCGGCCCTTCCCGCAGGCTGCGGTAGGCGTTGCGCATGTTATTGCGCTCTTCGGTGGGCACGCCGTCAAAAAACGCATCGAAGGATTCGTGGAATGGCTTGGGTTCCAGGCCATGGAGTTGCGCAGCCCGCGCCGAGCCGTAGAGCATGCCGCTAGGAATGTGCCAGTCCCAGGTGCCCAGCTGCGCCGAATCGAGCGCCAGGTCCAGGCGTTCCTGGCTGTCCTTGAGGGCCTGTTCGGCCAGTTTGCGCTCGGTGGTGTCGAGGAACGTGCTCAACAGATAGGGCTGGCCCTCGAGCTCGACTTTCTGTGCGCTGAGAATACCGTTATGGACCTGGCCGTTGCTGGCCCGGAACTCCACCTCCATGCTCACCAGTTCGCCCTTGGCTTTTGTTGCTTCCACCAGCTTTGCCCGTTTCCCGGGGTCGACCCACAGCCCCAGCTCCAGGGTGGTGCGGCCAATCACGTCGTGTACCGGCCAGCCAAACAGGCTTTCGAAATACTGGTTGGCCTCGCTGATCAAGCCGTCTTCCTGACGGGTCAGCAAAACCATGTTGGGGCAGAGGTGAAAGAGCGTGGCAAAGCGTTTTTCCGAGCTGCGCAGCGCTTGTTCGCGCTCACGTTGATGGGTGATCTCGCGGATCACCCCGATCATTCGGGGACGGCCATGTTTATCGGGCAGCACGCTGCCGCTGATTTCCAGCCAGTGCAGGCTGCCGTCAGGCCAGACGATGCGGTGGTGCATCGCCTGTTCCAGTGGCGCGCCGGCGACGGCCGCGTGAAAGGCGCGCATGGCTTTGGCCCGGTCTTCGGGCAGCAACAGGTCCAGGTAGTCCACGTCGGCCGGCAATGGCTGGCGCGGATCGAAGCCGAACAACGCCTGGGTGCCCCGGGACCAGCTGATTTGCCCGGTATCGATGTCCCACGACCAGGCTCCCAGCCGCGCCCCGTTCAGGGCGGCCAGCAACTGCGGCGCACTGTCCCAGCTTTGCTCGGACCGTTTTGGGTCGAGCGCCTGAATGCGCGGCAGGGGCGGGAGGTGGTCAGCGGGTTTGGGCATTATCTAGCGAGCCTTGGCAGATTGGGCGTTGGGCACGGGTGTTGCGGCTCTATAGGAGTAGCACAACCTATGCCTTTGTCCTTGGCAGATCGATTTGTGCATCCAGTAAGGCCATGAAAGCCCGTGCGGCATTCGACAGCGTCCGTTCGGTGTGCAAGATATAGCCTAGCTGGCGACTGAGCTGTATGCCCGGCAAAGGAATGCGTGCCACCTGATCATCGAGCATGGTGCGCGGCAGGACGCTCCAGGCCAGGCCGATGGAAACCATCATTTTTATGGTTTCCAGGTAATTCGTGCTCATGGCGATGTTGGGCGTCAGGCCCTGGGCCTCGAACAAACGTCGGACGATGTGGTGGGTAAAGGTGTTGCCGCCCGGGAAAACCGCTGGATGCAAGGCGATGTCCGCCAGGCTGACACCGCCGTTGTCCAGCAGCGCATGTTCCGGGGCCACCACGAAGTCCAAAGGGTCGTCCCATACCGGCGTGGCGCGCACCAGCGTGTGGGGCTCGGGGGCGAGGGTGATGACGGCCAGTTCCGCCCGGCCATGGAGGATTTCTTCGTAGGCCACTTCCGAATCCAGGAACTGAATATCCAGCGCCACCTGGGGGTAGCGTCGGGTGAACTCCCTCAATAAAGGTGGCAGGCGGTGCAGGCCGATGTGATGGCTGGTGGCGAGCGTCAGGCGGCCGGTCACTTCGCCGGTCAGGTTGGTCAGGGCGCGGCGGGTGTCGTCCAACACGTTGAGGATTTGGTAGGCCCGTGGCAGTAAGGCGCGACCGGCCTCGGTCAGGCTCACTTCACGGCCCAGGCGATCGAACAGGCGCACCTTGAGTTGTTGCTCCAGGCCCGCAATGCGCTTGCTGATGGCCGGCTGGGTCAAGTGCAGGCGTTCGCCGGCGCCGGAGAAACTGCCGGTCTCGGCGATGGCAATAAAGGCATTGAGATTGGCGAGGTCCATGGCGCTTCCGGTCGGATTCCAGTTGGTTATGCAAAGTATGAAAAATATGAATTTGAGTTATTTAATGTAACCCCATAGGATCAGCCTCACAAGCCAAGGGGTTATTGATTCGTCAGGACCCGGGGCATAGAAACAAGCTGATGAGGAAACCGTCTGATGGCCGGCAAAACGCTCTACGACAAGCTCTGGGATTCGCATTTGGTCAAGCAGCGCGACGATGGCTCGGCGCTGATCTACATCGATCGTCACATCATCCACGAAGTGACTTCGCCGCAAGCCTTCGAAGGCCTGCGCCTGGCCGGGCGCAAGCCATGGCGCATCGATGCCAATATCGCGACCCCGGACCACAACGTACCGACCACGCCGGAGCGCAAGGGCGGCATCGAAGCCATTGCCGACGAGGTCTCGCGCCTGCAAGTCCAGACCCTCGACGATAACTGTGACGAATACGGCATCGTTGAATTCAAGATGAACGATGTGCGCCAAGGCATCGTCCACGTCATCGGCCCGGAGCAGGGCGCGACCTTGCCGGGCATGACCGTGGTCTGCGGCGACTCCCACACCTCGACCCACGGCGCTTTCGGCGCCTTGGCCCATGGCATCGGCACCTCCGAGGTCGAGCATGTGCTCGCCACCCAGTGCCTGGTCGCCAAGAAAATGAAAAATATGCTGGTGCGCGTCGAAGGCAAGTTGCCGTTCGGCGTGACCGCCAAGGACATCGTCCTGGCCGTGATCGGCAAGATCGGCACCGCTGGCGGTAACGGCCATGCCATCGAGTTCGCCGGCAGCGCGATTCGCGACTTGTCCGTCGAAGGGCGCATGACCATTTGCAACATGTCCATCGAGGCCGGTGCCCGCGTGGGCCTGGTGGCCGCCGATGAAAAAACCGTGGAATACGTCAAGGGCCGTCCGTTCTCGCCTAAA is a window from the Pseudomonas brassicacearum genome containing:
- a CDS encoding EAL domain-containing protein, with product MPKPADHLPPLPRIQALDPKRSEQSWDSAPQLLAALNGARLGAWSWDIDTGQISWSRGTQALFGFDPRQPLPADVDYLDLLLPEDRAKAMRAFHAAVAGAPLEQAMHHRIVWPDGSLHWLEISGSVLPDKHGRPRMIGVIREITHQREREQALRSSEKRFATLFHLCPNMVLLTRQEDGLISEANQYFESLFGWPVHDVIGRTTLELGLWVDPGKRAKLVEATKAKGELVSMEVEFRASNGQVHNGILSAQKVELEGQPYLLSTFLDTTERKLAEQALKDSQERLDLALDSAQLGTWDWHIPSGMLYGSARAAQLHGLEPKPFHESFDAFFDGVPTEERNNMRNAYRSLREGPAGNYQLTYRVQLPDGSSRYLESRARLHRNADGSPLRMAGTLLDITDQVEREQSLAASEEKFATLFQVSPDPICVTHQDSGRFIEINSSFTQTFGWAASDVIGLSADEIGLWDASGSSLQRIERVIREQSLNNVAIVVHHKNGQPLTCVISSRQINVGNQPCIVTTLRDITQQQRSEAALKASEEKFAKAFHSSPDAITITECDSGRYLEVNDGFCRLTGYRADEVIGHTVYEVGIWAEEKQRATLLAELKLKGRVHHMEMLGRNKRGEMLTVEVSVEPITLNETDCLLLTARDVSLLRNAEAQIRHLAYHDSLTNLPNRALLMDRLSQQIALLKRHNLRGALLFLDLDHFKHINDSLGHPVGDTVLKIITARLEASVRLEDTVARLGGDEFVVLLSGLEGSRAAVSEQVQNLADTLRDLLSEPMFLDGQRLQVTPSIGMALIPDHGSTPTDLLKRADIALYRAKDSGRNTSQMFHATMQKAASERLRMETDLRQALARGEFSLHFQPQVDARDNRIVGAEALVRWHHPDLGAQSPAEFIKVLEDSGLILEVGTWILDEACDGFKQLIARGKVDPQQFSLCVNISPRQFRQSDFVERIETCLATHGLPCSMLKLEITEGIVIQNLDDTIAKMRRLKKLGVSFAMDDFGTGYSSLTYLKRLPVDTLKIDQSFVRDATSDPNDAEIIRAIVAMARSLNLEMIAEGVETLEQLQFLQGLDCHLYQGYLHSRPLPLEAFERLLP
- a CDS encoding LysR family transcriptional regulator; protein product: MDLANLNAFIAIAETGSFSGAGERLHLTQPAISKRIAGLEQQLKVRLFDRLGREVSLTEAGRALLPRAYQILNVLDDTRRALTNLTGEVTGRLTLATSHHIGLHRLPPLLREFTRRYPQVALDIQFLDSEVAYEEILHGRAELAVITLAPEPHTLVRATPVWDDPLDFVVAPEHALLDNGGVSLADIALHPAVFPGGNTFTHHIVRRLFEAQGLTPNIAMSTNYLETIKMMVSIGLAWSVLPRTMLDDQVARIPLPGIQLSRQLGYILHTERTLSNAARAFMALLDAQIDLPRTKA
- the leuC gene encoding 3-isopropylmalate dehydratase large subunit, which codes for MAGKTLYDKLWDSHLVKQRDDGSALIYIDRHIIHEVTSPQAFEGLRLAGRKPWRIDANIATPDHNVPTTPERKGGIEAIADEVSRLQVQTLDDNCDEYGIVEFKMNDVRQGIVHVIGPEQGATLPGMTVVCGDSHTSTHGAFGALAHGIGTSEVEHVLATQCLVAKKMKNMLVRVEGKLPFGVTAKDIVLAVIGKIGTAGGNGHAIEFAGSAIRDLSVEGRMTICNMSIEAGARVGLVAADEKTVEYVKGRPFSPKGAEWDMAVEAWKDLVSDADAKFDTVVELDATQIKPQVSWGTSPEMVLAVDQNVPDPAKEMDLVKRDSIVRALKYMGLSANQAITDIQLDRVFIGSCTNSRIEDLRAAAVIAKGRKVASTIKQAIVVPGSGLVKAQAEAEGLDKIFLEAGFEWREPGCSMCLAMNPDRLESGEHCASTSNRNFEGRQGAGGRTHLVSPAMAAAAAVNGRFVDVRELI